The Gouania willdenowi chromosome 7, fGouWil2.1, whole genome shotgun sequence genome includes a window with the following:
- the LOC114467383 gene encoding oxysterol-binding protein-related protein 2-like isoform X2, with product MNSEEEFYDAETGLESDDSCEVSFKDALVFDNKHVSDGSSAHENGVWQRRKSLPADMISRNNFSMWGVLKKCIGMELSKIAMPVVFNEPLSFLQRLSEYMEHTHLIHKACSMSDSIDRMQVVAAFAVSAVASQWERTGKPFNPLLGETFELTREDEGYRLISEQVSHHPPISAFHAQSLKQEFEFHGSIYPKLKFWGKSMEAEPKGTMTLELIKHKEVYTWTNPMCCVHNIILGKLWLEQYGAVEIINHSTGDKCVLNFKPCGMFGKELHKVEGCILDKSKKKRRVIYGKWTECMYSVEPKVYDAFRKSEKKSGGDAKKPKQEQQSCEGDDADEMPDVQETVTVIPGSALLWRITPRPTHSAQMYNFTSFAMTLNELEPGAERLLAPTDSRLRPDIRAMENGDIDLSSREKERLEEKQRAARRERSKDEEEWTPRWFHQGSSPHTGAEDWLYSGGYFDRNYSHCPDIY from the exons ATGAACAGCGAGGAGGAGTTTTACGACGCGGAGACGG GTCTGGAGTCAGACGACTCGTGTGAGGTGAGCTTCAAAGACGCTCTGGTCTTTGACAACAAACACGTGAGCGATGGCAGCTCAGCGCACGAGAACGGAGTGTGGCAGCGCAG GAAGTCGCTGCCTGCCGATATGATTTCCAGAAACAACTTCAGCATGTGGGGAGTGCTGAAGAAATGCATCGGCATG GAGCTTTCTAAAATTGCGATGCCGGTCGTGTTCAACGAGCCGCTGAGTTTCCTCCAGAGACTCTCAGAGTACAtggaacacacacacctgatcCACAAAGCCTGCAGCATGTCCGACTCCATCGACCGCATGCAG GTTGTCGCTGCCTTCGCCGTGTCGGCCGTAGCATCTCAGTGGGAGAGGACTGGAAAACCTTTTAACCCTTTACTGGGGGAAACGTTTGAGCTCACAAG ggaGGACGAGGGTTACAGACTGATCTCAGAGCAGGTGAGCCACCACCCCCCCATCAGCGCCTTCCACGCTCAGTCTCTGAAGCAGGAGTTTGAGTTCCACGGATCCATTTACCCAAAACTCAAGTTCTGGGGCAAAAGTATGGAGGCGGAGCCTAAAGGTACCATGACGCTGGAGTTAATAAA ACATAAGGAAGTGTACACGTGGACCAACCCCATGTGCTGCGTACACAACATCATCCTGGGAAAGCTGTGGTTAGAACAGTATGGAGCTGTGGAGATTATCAACCACAG cACTGGAGACAAGTGTGTGTTGAACTTCAAACCATGTGGAATGTTTGGGAAGGAGCTTCATAAAGTAGAAGGTTGCATCCTGGACAAAAG TAAGAAGAAGAGACGAGTGATCTATGGAAAGTGGACAGAGTGCATGTACAGCGTGGAACCCAAGGTCTACGACGCCTTCAGGAAGTCAGAGAAGAAGTCTGGAGGCGACGCTAAGAAGCCTAAACAG gaacaACAGAGCTGTGAAGGCGACGATGCAGATGAAATGCCGGACGTTCAGGAAACGGTGACTGTGATACCAGGAAGTGCCTTGTTATGGAGAATAACGCCACGGCCGACACACTCAGCTCAG ATGTATAACTTTACCAGCTTTGCCATGACGCTGAACGAGCTGGAGCCTGGTGCTGAGCGACTGTTGGCCCCCACTGACAGTAGGCTGAGGCCGGACATCCGCGCCATGGAGAACGGAGACATAG ACTTGTCCAGCAGAGAGAAGGAGAGGTTGGAGGAGAAACAGAGAGCTGCTCGTAGGGAACGCTCCAAGGACGAGGAAGAGTGGACCCCCAG GTGGTTCCATCAGGGCTCCAGCCCTCACACGGGGGCCGAGGACTGGCTCTACAGCGGGGGATACTTCGACAGGAACTACTCACACTGTCCCGACATTTATTGA
- the LOC114467383 gene encoding oxysterol-binding protein-related protein 2-like isoform X1 — translation MNSEEEFYDAETGLESDDSCEVSFKDALVFDNKHVSDGSSAHENGVWQRRKSLPADMISRNNFSMWGVLKKCIGMELSKIAMPVVFNEPLSFLQRLSEYMEHTHLIHKACSMSDSIDRMQVVAAFAVSAVASQWERTGKPFNPLLGETFELTRMRSVGVLFLHTDTTLTNQSIQKHATTREDEGYRLISEQVSHHPPISAFHAQSLKQEFEFHGSIYPKLKFWGKSMEAEPKGTMTLELIKHKEVYTWTNPMCCVHNIILGKLWLEQYGAVEIINHSTGDKCVLNFKPCGMFGKELHKVEGCILDKSKKKRRVIYGKWTECMYSVEPKVYDAFRKSEKKSGGDAKKPKQEQQSCEGDDADEMPDVQETVTVIPGSALLWRITPRPTHSAQMYNFTSFAMTLNELEPGAERLLAPTDSRLRPDIRAMENGDIDLSSREKERLEEKQRAARRERSKDEEEWTPRWFHQGSSPHTGAEDWLYSGGYFDRNYSHCPDIY, via the exons ATGAACAGCGAGGAGGAGTTTTACGACGCGGAGACGG GTCTGGAGTCAGACGACTCGTGTGAGGTGAGCTTCAAAGACGCTCTGGTCTTTGACAACAAACACGTGAGCGATGGCAGCTCAGCGCACGAGAACGGAGTGTGGCAGCGCAG GAAGTCGCTGCCTGCCGATATGATTTCCAGAAACAACTTCAGCATGTGGGGAGTGCTGAAGAAATGCATCGGCATG GAGCTTTCTAAAATTGCGATGCCGGTCGTGTTCAACGAGCCGCTGAGTTTCCTCCAGAGACTCTCAGAGTACAtggaacacacacacctgatcCACAAAGCCTGCAGCATGTCCGACTCCATCGACCGCATGCAG GTTGTCGCTGCCTTCGCCGTGTCGGCCGTAGCATCTCAGTGGGAGAGGACTGGAAAACCTTTTAACCCTTTACTGGGGGAAACGTTTGAGCTCACAAG AATGAGAAGTGTCGGTGTTTTGTTTCTACACACTGATACAACACtcacaaatcaatcaatacaaaaacatgcaaCCACAAG ggaGGACGAGGGTTACAGACTGATCTCAGAGCAGGTGAGCCACCACCCCCCCATCAGCGCCTTCCACGCTCAGTCTCTGAAGCAGGAGTTTGAGTTCCACGGATCCATTTACCCAAAACTCAAGTTCTGGGGCAAAAGTATGGAGGCGGAGCCTAAAGGTACCATGACGCTGGAGTTAATAAA ACATAAGGAAGTGTACACGTGGACCAACCCCATGTGCTGCGTACACAACATCATCCTGGGAAAGCTGTGGTTAGAACAGTATGGAGCTGTGGAGATTATCAACCACAG cACTGGAGACAAGTGTGTGTTGAACTTCAAACCATGTGGAATGTTTGGGAAGGAGCTTCATAAAGTAGAAGGTTGCATCCTGGACAAAAG TAAGAAGAAGAGACGAGTGATCTATGGAAAGTGGACAGAGTGCATGTACAGCGTGGAACCCAAGGTCTACGACGCCTTCAGGAAGTCAGAGAAGAAGTCTGGAGGCGACGCTAAGAAGCCTAAACAG gaacaACAGAGCTGTGAAGGCGACGATGCAGATGAAATGCCGGACGTTCAGGAAACGGTGACTGTGATACCAGGAAGTGCCTTGTTATGGAGAATAACGCCACGGCCGACACACTCAGCTCAG ATGTATAACTTTACCAGCTTTGCCATGACGCTGAACGAGCTGGAGCCTGGTGCTGAGCGACTGTTGGCCCCCACTGACAGTAGGCTGAGGCCGGACATCCGCGCCATGGAGAACGGAGACATAG ACTTGTCCAGCAGAGAGAAGGAGAGGTTGGAGGAGAAACAGAGAGCTGCTCGTAGGGAACGCTCCAAGGACGAGGAAGAGTGGACCCCCAG GTGGTTCCATCAGGGCTCCAGCCCTCACACGGGGGCCGAGGACTGGCTCTACAGCGGGGGATACTTCGACAGGAACTACTCACACTGTCCCGACATTTATTGA